Genomic DNA from Paenibacillus borealis:
AGCTAACCTTCTGGACGATATCGTCCATGATTTTCTGTACTTCAGAGTTATTGGCAACGGCATTATCGACTAGTCCTGCATGGCTAAGGCCCAGCTCAACGGCATTGGTGATGGCGGCGTCAATCTTGCCGGCCGTAACGGCTGCTTCCTGTGAAGCCTTAACCGGTGGTACAGAGCGGACATCCCCCAGAATGGCTGCTGCCCCGGGATCATTCATGAACCAGCTCAGGAACTTCACAGCTTCGGCCTTATGCGCGCTGTCATTGCTGACAGCGAACAGCTGCGAAGGTCTGACCAGCACGCCGGAGTCCTTGGCATCCTTGGCAATTACGGGAAGAGCGGTAATGACTTCGGTGCCTTCCGGCAGTACAGTCTTGAGGGAAGGCAGGATGCTGCTCATCGATGGAGCAATGGGAATCTCCTGATTGATCCACTTCGGATTCTGATCGATTTTGCCGAAGAACAGATCGCTTTCACCCAGCGGCTGATAGACACCGGCCTGCATTGCCTGATAGAGCCAGTCGAAGCTTGCCGCCGCATCCTCTTTGGTGAAGCCCAGCGTGTAATCCTCCTGGACCCACTGCTTGCCGGTGCGCTGCTTTAGCATTGTGACCATATCCTGACGCAGTGCGGCATGGTCGGTCAGCAGGAGATATTTCGAGCTGTCCTGTGCATGCAGCTGCTTACCGGCCTCAAGGAGGGAATCCCAGGTCCACTGGGCAGCGGAATCCACATTCAGCTTATCGGCCAGTGACTTGTTGATGATCAGGCAGTAGGCGTTAACGCCTGTAGGCACAGCGGCCAGCTTGCCGTCATACATGCCGTAATTGTCCAGGAAGCCCTGGTCGAAACCGGAAGCATCGAATTCCGGCTGCGCTTTCAAGTCGACGAAGAAATCGCCTTTCTTGGTCAACTCCTGCAGCCATGGCAGATCAAGCTGCATAATATCGGCCGAGGTTTTGCCGGCAAGCTGGGTCTTGATCTTCTGCTCGTAGCCGTCAAAGCCCTGGTATTCTGCCTCAATGGTTACACCCGGCTCAACCTGCTTGTAGGCCTCGATTGCGGCCAGCGTTGCGGCATGGCGGTCTTCTCCGCCCCACCAGCTGAAGCGCAGCGTCACCTTCTCTTCTGCATTTGCGGCATTGCCGGCGTTTGTACTGGTGTCCGAAGCGGATTTGCCGGAAGAGCAGCCGCCGAGGAGTGAAGCGAGCAGCAGAGATGCCAGGCCCATGGCCCCCCATTTGTTTCTTTTCATGGTCATTCTCCTTTGAATGCTTTAGTGTAAGCGCTTTTAATTATAAGATGCCTGAAGGGCTTTTATAAGGGAGCCAATCTTAGATTAGGGTATCATTTTCCGCGTGAATTAGAGGGGAAGGTATCCTGATGTTGTGAAAGGAATCATTTCTTCAGCAGTTTAATTCATCATGCGAATGGCCTGCAATATGCTCCGGGCGTTCTGATATACTGAATGTAAGCAGTTACATTGAAACTGCATTGCAACCAGGGAAGGCGGGCGGCGGGATGTATAACCTATTGATTGTGGATGATGAAACGGAGACACGTGAGGCGCTTTCCAGTTATTTTCCGTGGAATGAGATCGGATTCCATATCATCGGCCAGGCCGGCAACGGGCGCGAGGCGCTGCGTTTCATTGAAGGCGAGGAGCGGGTGGACATTGTGCTGACTGATATCAAGATGCCTGTGATGACCGGGATTGAGCTGGCCGAGGATCTATATAGAAGCAAACGGGATATCAAGGTAGTCTTCCTGAGCGGATACCGCGATTTCGAGTATGCCCAGCAGGCCCTGCATTACAGGGTCAGCAATTATGTGCTTAAGCCGGCGAAATACCATGTGCTGCTGGATGTATTCGTCAAGCTCCGGGAGGAGCTGGAGGCAGGCAATGTGGAGAAGGAGCGCTCAGCGGCAGAGGATCTGCAAGGGAGCGATGAGAGCTTCATTATCCGCCAGATCAAAGACTATGTCACAAGCCATTATCAGAATGCCTCACTCGAACAGGCGGCCAAGCTGGTCCATATGAATGCCAACTACCTCAGCTTCTTCTTCAAGCAGAAGACGGGCCAGAATTTCTCGGACTATGTGATTCAGCATAAAATGGAGGTAGCCGCCGGACTGCTGCAGGACATGAGCTTCAAAACCTATACGGTCAGTGAAATGGTCGGCTACAGCAATGCCAAGAACTTCACCCGCACCTTCAAGAGCTATTATGGCAAAACACCCAGTGAATACCGGAACGGCCCGGCTGCCCCATGAGAGAAAAGTATTTCATCAAGCAGCTGGCGATCTTTCTGATTCCCTTGCTGATCCCTGTGATTATTCTGGGTTCGCTCTCGATGTTCTCCACCCAGCGCGATATCAAGTCGGACATCAACCAGAACAGCAGCTTCCTGCTGCAGCAGTCCAAGACCCAGCTGGAGATGATTCTGAACGAACTGGACACGCTCTATCTCGCCCTGTACGACAACGC
This window encodes:
- a CDS encoding ABC transporter substrate-binding protein; translated protein: MKRNKWGAMGLASLLLASLLGGCSSGKSASDTSTNAGNAANAEEKVTLRFSWWGGEDRHAATLAAIEAYKQVEPGVTIEAEYQGFDGYEQKIKTQLAGKTSADIMQLDLPWLQELTKKGDFFVDLKAQPEFDASGFDQGFLDNYGMYDGKLAAVPTGVNAYCLIINKSLADKLNVDSAAQWTWDSLLEAGKQLHAQDSSKYLLLTDHAALRQDMVTMLKQRTGKQWVQEDYTLGFTKEDAAASFDWLYQAMQAGVYQPLGESDLFFGKIDQNPKWINQEIPIAPSMSSILPSLKTVLPEGTEVITALPVIAKDAKDSGVLVRPSQLFAVSNDSAHKAEAVKFLSWFMNDPGAAAILGDVRSVPPVKASQEAAVTAGKIDAAITNAVELGLSHAGLVDNAVANNSEVQKIMDDIVQKVSYGKSNAEQAADELIASLTSKLKDLQDRE
- a CDS encoding response regulator transcription factor, whose translation is MYNLLIVDDETETREALSSYFPWNEIGFHIIGQAGNGREALRFIEGEERVDIVLTDIKMPVMTGIELAEDLYRSKRDIKVVFLSGYRDFEYAQQALHYRVSNYVLKPAKYHVLLDVFVKLREELEAGNVEKERSAAEDLQGSDESFIIRQIKDYVTSHYQNASLEQAAKLVHMNANYLSFFFKQKTGQNFSDYVIQHKMEVAAGLLQDMSFKTYTVSEMVGYSNAKNFTRTFKSYYGKTPSEYRNGPAAP